The following proteins are encoded in a genomic region of Pseudomonas saponiphila:
- a CDS encoding ANTAR domain-containing response regulator: MLRILLINDTAKKVGRLKAALSEAGFEVIDESGLTIDLPGRVETLRPDVVLIDTESPSRDVMEQVVLVSRDQPRPIVMFTDEHDPGVMRQAIKSGVSAYIVEGIQVQRLQPILDVAMARFESDQALRAQLQAREQQLAERKRIELAKGLLMKMKDCDEEQAYTLMRRQAMSRQQKLIQVAEQIIAMQELLG, from the coding sequence ATGCTGCGTATCCTGCTGATCAACGACACCGCGAAGAAAGTCGGCCGGCTCAAGGCCGCACTCAGCGAGGCCGGCTTCGAGGTGATCGACGAATCCGGCCTGACCATCGATCTGCCCGGACGCGTCGAAACGCTGCGTCCGGACGTGGTCCTGATCGATACCGAGTCACCCAGCCGCGACGTCATGGAGCAAGTGGTGCTGGTCAGCCGCGACCAGCCCCGGCCCATCGTGATGTTCACCGACGAACACGATCCGGGGGTCATGCGCCAGGCGATCAAGTCCGGGGTCAGTGCCTACATCGTCGAAGGCATCCAGGTCCAGCGCCTGCAACCCATCCTCGACGTGGCCATGGCGCGCTTTGAAAGCGACCAGGCCCTGCGCGCGCAGCTCCAGGCCCGGGAGCAGCAACTGGCCGAACGCAAGCGCATCGAACTGGCCAAGGGTCTGCTGATGAAAATGAAGGACTGCGACGAAGAACAGGCCTATACCCTGATGCGCCGCCAGGCCATGAGCAGACAGCAGAAACTGATCCAGGTGGCGGAACAGATCATCGCCATGCAGGAACTCCTCGGCTGA
- the nirB gene encoding nitrite reductase large subunit NirB — protein MKKLKLVMIGNGMAGVRTLEELLKLSDELYDITVFGAEPHTNYNRILLSPVLAGEQTFEDIVLNDLDWYLEHDIKLLLNRKVVEIDRIKRRVIADDGSQAEYDRLLIATGSTPFILPIPGKDLQGVIGYRDIADTQAMIDAARTHQHAVVIGGGLLGLEAANGLKLRGMDVTVVHIGQWLLERQLDQTSGQLLQSALESRGLKFRLSEQTQALIDAGDGRVGSVQFNNGEIIPADLVVMAAGIRPNTELAERAGLPCNRGILVNDTLQTFDPRIYALGECASHRGIAYGLVAPLFEQAKVCANHLAQLGFARYQGSVTSTKLKVTGIDLFSAGDFMGGDGTETITLADPIGGVYKKLVIKDDVLVGACLYGDTADGGWYFRQIREQQAIDAIRDHLMFGENALGDVGHQGQDKAMSMADSAEVCGCNGVCKGSIVKAIQEHGLFSVDEVKKHTKAASSCGSCTGLVEQILINTVGGAADVKPKSETAICACSDLNHGQIRQAIREQHLLTVAGTMSYLNWRTANGCATCRPALNYYLISTWPGEARDDPQSRLINERAHANIQKDGSYSVVPRMWGGVTNPSELRRIADVADKYQVPMVKVTGGQRIDLLGIRKEDLPGVWKDLDMPSGHAYGKSIRTVKTCVGSEFCRFGTQNSTQLGIELEHDLFNMWSPHKVKLAVSGCPRNCSEAGIKDVGIIGVDSGWEMYIGGNGGIKTEVAQFFVKLKTAEEVREYNGAFLQLYREEAFYLERTVHYLQRVGMEHVKKAVLEDPERRKALNQRLQFALSFEQDPWQQRLAEPQLKKEYESIPLKHLEVPA, from the coding sequence ATGAAAAAACTCAAACTGGTGATGATCGGCAACGGCATGGCTGGGGTCCGCACCCTGGAAGAGTTGCTCAAGCTGAGCGACGAGCTGTACGACATCACCGTGTTCGGCGCCGAGCCCCACACCAATTACAACCGCATCCTGCTGTCGCCGGTGCTGGCTGGCGAACAGACGTTCGAAGACATCGTCCTCAACGACCTGGACTGGTACCTGGAGCACGACATCAAGCTGCTGCTCAATCGCAAGGTGGTGGAAATCGACCGGATCAAACGCCGGGTGATCGCCGACGACGGCAGCCAAGCCGAGTACGACCGGCTGCTGATCGCCACCGGCTCCACCCCCTTTATCCTGCCGATCCCCGGCAAGGACCTGCAGGGTGTGATCGGCTACCGCGATATCGCCGACACCCAGGCCATGATCGACGCCGCCAGGACCCACCAGCACGCGGTGGTGATCGGCGGCGGCCTGCTGGGCCTGGAAGCCGCCAACGGCCTCAAGCTGCGGGGCATGGACGTGACCGTGGTGCACATTGGCCAGTGGCTGCTGGAGCGACAACTGGACCAGACCAGCGGCCAGTTGCTGCAGAGCGCCCTGGAAAGCCGCGGCCTGAAATTCCGCCTCAGCGAGCAGACCCAGGCGCTGATCGATGCCGGCGACGGCCGGGTCGGTTCGGTGCAGTTCAATAATGGCGAGATCATCCCCGCCGACCTGGTGGTGATGGCTGCCGGCATCCGCCCCAACACCGAGCTGGCGGAACGGGCCGGCCTGCCCTGCAACCGCGGGATCCTGGTCAACGACACCCTGCAAACCTTCGACCCGCGCATCTACGCCCTTGGCGAGTGCGCCAGTCACCGGGGCATCGCCTACGGCCTGGTGGCGCCGCTGTTCGAACAGGCCAAGGTCTGCGCCAATCACCTGGCCCAGCTGGGCTTCGCCCGCTACCAGGGCTCGGTGACCTCGACCAAGTTGAAGGTCACCGGTATCGATCTGTTTTCCGCCGGGGATTTCATGGGCGGCGACGGCACCGAAACCATCACCCTCGCCGACCCCATTGGCGGGGTCTACAAGAAGCTGGTGATCAAGGACGACGTGCTGGTGGGCGCCTGCCTGTACGGCGACACCGCGGACGGCGGTTGGTACTTCCGGCAGATCCGCGAGCAGCAGGCCATCGACGCCATTCGCGACCACCTGATGTTCGGCGAGAACGCTCTTGGCGACGTCGGCCACCAGGGCCAGGACAAGGCCATGAGCATGGCCGACAGCGCCGAAGTCTGCGGCTGCAACGGGGTGTGCAAGGGCAGCATCGTCAAGGCCATCCAGGAGCACGGGCTGTTCAGCGTCGACGAGGTCAAGAAACACACCAAGGCCGCCAGCTCCTGCGGCTCCTGCACCGGCCTGGTGGAGCAGATCCTGATCAATACCGTGGGTGGTGCGGCGGACGTCAAGCCGAAAAGCGAAACAGCCATCTGCGCCTGCAGCGACCTGAACCACGGCCAGATCCGCCAGGCGATCCGCGAACAACACCTGCTGACTGTCGCCGGCACCATGAGCTACCTCAATTGGCGCACTGCCAACGGCTGCGCCACTTGCCGCCCGGCGCTGAACTACTACCTGATTTCCACCTGGCCGGGAGAGGCCCGGGACGATCCGCAATCGCGGCTGATCAACGAGCGGGCCCACGCCAATATCCAGAAGGACGGCAGCTATTCGGTGGTGCCACGGATGTGGGGCGGGGTGACCAATCCCTCCGAACTGCGGCGCATCGCCGACGTCGCCGACAAGTACCAGGTGCCCATGGTCAAGGTCACCGGCGGCCAGCGCATCGACCTGCTGGGCATTCGCAAGGAGGACTTGCCCGGGGTCTGGAAGGACCTGGACATGCCCTCCGGCCACGCCTACGGCAAGTCCATCCGCACCGTGAAGACCTGCGTCGGCAGCGAGTTCTGCCGCTTCGGCACGCAGAACTCCACCCAGCTGGGCATCGAGCTGGAACACGACCTGTTCAACATGTGGTCGCCGCACAAGGTCAAGCTGGCGGTGTCCGGCTGCCCGCGCAACTGCTCGGAAGCCGGGATCAAGGATGTCGGGATCATCGGCGTCGATTCCGGCTGGGAGATGTACATCGGCGGCAACGGCGGGATCAAGACCGAGGTGGCGCAGTTTTTCGTCAAGCTCAAGACCGCCGAAGAAGTGCGCGAGTACAACGGCGCGTTCCTCCAGCTGTACCGTGAAGAGGCCTTCTACCTCGAACGCACCGTGCACTACCTGCAACGGGTCGGCATGGAGCACGTGAAAAAGGCCGTGCTGGAAGACCCCGAACGGCGCAAGGCGCTGAACCAGCGCTTGCAGTTCGCCCTGTCCTTCGAGCAAGACCCGTGGCAACAGCGCCTGGCCGAGCCGCAGCTGAAAAAAGAGTACGAATCGATCCCCCTGAAACACCTGGAGGTGCCGGCATGA
- a CDS encoding quinone-dependent dihydroorotate dehydrogenase, which produces MYTLARQLLFKLSPETSHDLSLDLIGAGGRLGLNGLLCKAPAQLPVKVMGLEFANPVGLAAGLDKNGAAIDGFAQLGFGFVEIGTVTPRPQPGNPKPRIFRLPQAEAIINRMGFNNLGVDNLLARVAAASYKGVLGINIGKNFDTPVERAVDDYLICLDKVYAHASYVTVNVSSPNTPGLRSLQFGESLKQLLSALSQRQQELAVIHGKRVPLAIKIAPDMSDEETVEVARALLETGMDAVIATNTTLSREGVEGLEHGDEAGGLSGAPVRDKSTHTVKVLAAELAGRLPIIAVGGITEGKHAAEKIAAGASLVQLYSGFIYKGPALIRESVDAIAAMG; this is translated from the coding sequence ATGTATACCCTGGCCCGCCAGCTGCTGTTCAAACTCTCCCCGGAAACCTCCCACGATCTGTCCCTGGACCTGATCGGTGCGGGCGGGCGTTTGGGGCTTAACGGCCTGCTGTGCAAGGCGCCGGCCCAGTTGCCGGTCAAGGTCATGGGCCTGGAGTTTGCCAACCCGGTGGGTCTGGCCGCTGGCCTGGACAAGAATGGTGCGGCCATCGACGGCTTTGCCCAGCTGGGCTTCGGTTTTGTCGAGATCGGCACCGTCACTCCGCGTCCGCAACCGGGCAACCCCAAGCCGCGGATCTTCCGCTTGCCCCAGGCCGAAGCCATCATCAATCGCATGGGCTTCAACAACCTGGGGGTCGACAACCTGCTGGCGCGGGTTGCCGCCGCGTCATACAAGGGCGTGCTGGGGATCAATATCGGCAAGAACTTCGATACTCCGGTGGAGCGGGCGGTGGACGACTACCTGATCTGCCTGGACAAGGTCTACGCCCATGCCAGCTATGTCACGGTCAACGTCAGTTCACCCAACACGCCGGGCCTGCGCAGCCTGCAATTTGGCGAGTCGCTCAAGCAGCTTTTGTCGGCCCTGAGCCAGCGCCAGCAGGAACTGGCGGTTATCCACGGCAAGCGGGTGCCGCTGGCGATCAAGATCGCTCCGGACATGAGCGACGAGGAAACCGTGGAAGTGGCCCGTGCCTTGCTGGAAACCGGCATGGATGCGGTGATCGCCACCAACACCACCCTGAGTCGCGAAGGCGTCGAAGGCCTGGAGCACGGTGACGAGGCGGGCGGTCTGTCCGGCGCGCCAGTGCGCGACAAGAGCACCCACACGGTCAAGGTGCTGGCCGCCGAACTGGCCGGCCGTTTGCCGATCATTGCCGTGGGCGGCATCACCGAGGGCAAGCACGCGGCTGAGAAAATCGCCGCGGGCGCGAGCCTGGTGCAGCTGTATTCGGGTTTCATCTACAAGGGCCCGGCGTTGATTCGCGAGTCGGTGGACGCGATCGCGGCCATGGGCTGA
- a CDS encoding CmpA/NrtA family ABC transporter substrate-binding protein: MTERPNTPLAWVNGSDAPEKSAIDLGFMALTDCASVVVAATQGFAQPYGLTLNLKRQSSWASLRDKLVSGELDAAHSLYGLIYAVHLGIGGTSPCDMAVLMGLNQNGQSINLSRELQALKVTSPEALDRHVHQSRARLTFAQTFPTGTHAMWLYYWLASQGIHPLLDVDSVVVPPPQMVAHLQAGRIDGFCVGEPWSASAVQQDLGFTLATSQAIWPDHPEKVLGCTRAFVEQYPNTARALVMAILEASRFIEQSPENRRSTAQLLSAADYLNAPLACIEPRLLGDYADGLGNRWQDPHALRFHQNGAVNLPYLSDGMWFMTQFRRWGLLREDPDYLGVARQVQQLQLYREAASALGIAARNQDMRSSQLIDGKVWDGSQPAAYARSFRLHALNDSPCLVAQR, encoded by the coding sequence ATGACTGAACGCCCCAACACCCCGCTGGCCTGGGTCAATGGCAGCGATGCCCCGGAAAAGTCCGCCATCGACCTGGGCTTCATGGCCCTCACCGATTGCGCCTCGGTGGTGGTCGCCGCCACCCAGGGCTTTGCCCAGCCCTACGGACTGACCCTGAACCTCAAGCGCCAGAGCTCCTGGGCCAGCCTGCGGGACAAGCTGGTGAGCGGTGAACTGGATGCCGCCCACAGCCTGTACGGCCTGATCTACGCGGTGCACCTGGGCATCGGCGGCACCAGCCCTTGCGACATGGCGGTGCTCATGGGCCTGAACCAGAATGGCCAGAGCATCAACCTGTCCCGCGAACTGCAGGCGCTCAAGGTGACCAGCCCTGAAGCACTCGACCGCCACGTGCACCAAAGCCGGGCGCGCCTGACCTTCGCCCAGACCTTCCCCACCGGCACCCACGCCATGTGGCTGTACTATTGGCTGGCCAGCCAGGGCATTCATCCATTGCTGGACGTCGACAGCGTGGTGGTACCGCCGCCGCAGATGGTGGCCCACCTGCAGGCCGGGCGCATCGACGGTTTCTGCGTCGGTGAACCCTGGAGCGCCAGCGCGGTGCAGCAGGACCTGGGCTTCACCCTGGCCACCAGCCAGGCGATCTGGCCCGACCACCCGGAAAAGGTCCTCGGCTGCACCCGCGCCTTCGTCGAGCAATACCCCAACACCGCCCGCGCCCTGGTGATGGCGATCCTCGAAGCCAGCCGCTTCATCGAGCAAAGTCCGGAAAACCGCCGCAGCACCGCCCAGCTGCTGAGCGCCGCCGACTACCTGAATGCCCCGTTGGCCTGCATCGAACCGCGACTGCTGGGGGACTACGCCGACGGGCTGGGCAATCGCTGGCAGGACCCTCATGCCCTGCGCTTTCACCAAAACGGCGCGGTCAACCTGCCCTACCTGTCCGACGGCATGTGGTTCATGACCCAGTTCCGCCGCTGGGGCCTGCTGCGCGAGGACCCGGACTACCTCGGCGTCGCGCGCCAGGTGCAACAACTGCAGCTGTACCGCGAAGCCGCCAGCGCGCTGGGCATCGCCGCCCGGAACCAGGACATGCGCAGTAGCCAACTGATCGACGGCAAGGTCTGGGACGGCTCACAGCCTGCCGCCTATGCCCGCAGCTTCCGCCTGCACGCTCTCAACGACTCACCTTGCCTTGTCGCCCAGCGCTGA
- the rmf gene encoding ribosome modulation factor: MRRLKRDPLERAFLRGYQYGVNGKSRELCPFTLPSVRQAWINGWREGRGDNWDGMTGTAGIHRLNELRAVG, from the coding sequence ATGAGAAGACTAAAGCGTGATCCGTTGGAAAGAGCGTTTTTACGCGGATATCAATATGGCGTTAATGGCAAGTCCCGTGAGCTTTGCCCATTTACTCTACCGTCAGTACGCCAAGCCTGGATCAACGGCTGGCGCGAAGGACGCGGCGACAACTGGGACGGTATGACAGGCACTGCGGGCATCCACAGACTCAACGAACTTCGCGCTGTCGGCTGA
- the nirD gene encoding nitrite reductase small subunit NirD, whose product MNWLDICALEEINALGSRVIKGPRGDIAIFRTGDDQVFALDDRCPHKGGPLSQGLIYGRRVACPLHNWQIDLESGEAQAPDVGCAHRHQARVLAGRVQLILRDAG is encoded by the coding sequence ATGAACTGGCTGGATATCTGCGCCCTGGAAGAGATCAACGCCCTGGGTTCGCGCGTCATCAAGGGGCCCCGGGGCGATATCGCGATTTTTCGTACCGGCGACGATCAGGTCTTCGCCCTGGACGATCGCTGTCCGCACAAGGGCGGCCCGCTGTCCCAGGGGCTGATCTACGGCAGGCGCGTGGCCTGCCCCTTGCACAACTGGCAGATCGACCTGGAATCCGGCGAGGCCCAGGCGCCGGACGTCGGCTGTGCCCACCGGCATCAGGCCAGGGTGCTAGCGGGCCGGGTGCAACTGATCTTGCGGGATGCCGGGTGA
- a CDS encoding nitrate/nitrite transporter, whose translation MNSSFWKSGHTPTLFAAFLYFDLSFMVWYLLGPLAVQIAADLHLSTQQRGLMVATPILAGALLRFIMGLLADRLSPKTAGLIGQVIVIGALFVAWKLGIHSYEQALLLGVFLGMAGASFAVALPLASQWYPPQHQGKAMGIAGAGNSGTVFAALIAPLLAAAFGWSNVFGFALIPLILTLALFAWLARNAPERPRAKSMGDYFKALGDRDSWWFMFFYSVTFGGFIGLASALPGYFNDQYGLSPVTAGYYTAACVFGGSLMRPLGGALADRFGGIRTLLAMYGVAVVCIAAVGFNLPNSYAALALFVCTMLGLGAGNGAVFQLVPQRFRREIGVMTGLIGMAGGIGGFALAAGMGAIKQSSGSYQLALWLFASLGVLAWFGLHGVKRRWRTTWGAAAITAARV comes from the coding sequence ATGAATTCAAGCTTCTGGAAATCCGGCCATACCCCGACCCTGTTTGCAGCCTTCCTGTATTTCGACCTGAGTTTCATGGTCTGGTACCTGCTGGGCCCCCTGGCGGTGCAGATCGCCGCCGATCTGCACCTGAGCACCCAGCAACGCGGCCTGATGGTGGCCACGCCCATCCTCGCCGGCGCGCTGCTGCGCTTCATCATGGGCCTGCTGGCCGACCGCCTGTCACCGAAAACCGCCGGCCTGATCGGCCAGGTGATTGTCATCGGCGCCCTGTTCGTGGCCTGGAAACTGGGCATCCACAGCTATGAACAAGCCTTGTTGCTCGGGGTGTTCCTCGGCATGGCCGGGGCCTCCTTCGCGGTGGCCCTGCCCCTGGCCTCACAATGGTATCCGCCGCAACACCAGGGCAAGGCCATGGGCATCGCCGGGGCCGGCAACTCCGGCACCGTGTTCGCCGCCCTGATCGCCCCGCTGCTGGCGGCGGCTTTCGGCTGGAGCAATGTCTTCGGCTTTGCCCTGATCCCGCTGATCCTGACCCTGGCGCTGTTCGCCTGGCTGGCGCGCAACGCTCCAGAGCGACCTCGCGCCAAGTCCATGGGCGACTACTTCAAGGCCCTGGGCGACCGCGATAGCTGGTGGTTCATGTTCTTCTACAGCGTGACCTTCGGCGGCTTCATCGGCCTGGCCAGCGCCCTGCCCGGCTACTTCAACGACCAGTACGGCCTGAGCCCGGTGACCGCCGGCTACTACACCGCCGCCTGCGTCTTCGGCGGCAGCCTGATGCGCCCCCTGGGCGGTGCCCTGGCCGACCGTTTTGGCGGCATCCGTACCTTGCTGGCGATGTACGGCGTGGCCGTGGTGTGCATCGCCGCCGTCGGCTTCAACCTGCCCAATTCCTACGCCGCCCTGGCCTTGTTCGTCTGCACCATGCTCGGCCTGGGCGCGGGCAATGGCGCGGTGTTCCAGCTGGTGCCGCAGCGCTTTCGCCGGGAAATCGGGGTCATGACCGGGCTGATCGGCATGGCCGGGGGCATCGGCGGCTTCGCCCTGGCCGCAGGCATGGGCGCCATCAAGCAGAGCAGCGGCAGCTATCAGCTGGCCCTGTGGCTGTTCGCCAGCCTCGGGGTCCTGGCCTGGTTCGGCCTGCATGGGGTCAAGCGCCGCTGGAGAACCACCTGGGGCGCCGCCGCTATCACCGCAGCGCGGGTCTGA
- a CDS encoding bifunctional protein-serine/threonine kinase/phosphatase: MGLQLSHAEASASGPRAENQDALRRVTPVPELAASKGLLFAIADGVSQCADGGLAARSSLQALALDYYATPQTWAVAEALERLLSAQNRWLQANGGGQPLLTTLSALVLRGQHFTLAHVGDCRVYRWHQQQLQRITQDHVWEQSGMRHVLKRALGLDQHLVVDFLDGELRQGESFLMLSDGVWATLGDSAIAAILRDQPDLDSAVATLVSAAHLAGSQDNASALLVRVDALGEPSIGDALLHLRQWPLPPPLKPGQLFEGWQVEALLSQSQQSLLYRVRDEQQQAWLLKTLPAALHNDRAACQGLLSEEWLLRRVAGRHFPQVHGGTSRQYLYYLMREYPGRTLQQLFRHNGPLPLDQWQSLAERLLRAVGLLHRRQILHRDIKPDNLLLGDDGELRILDFGLAYCPGLSADPAHLLPGTPGYIAPEAFTGAQPSPQQDLYAVGVSLYYLLTGHYPHGEIEAFQRPRFGAAVPPGRYRPDLPHWLEQSLERGVCADPAQRYETAEEWLLALEQGERRSLSPRPRPLLEREPLKVWRGIALLALLLNLMLLLALLHR; the protein is encoded by the coding sequence ATGGGCTTGCAACTGAGCCACGCCGAGGCCAGCGCCAGCGGCCCGCGAGCGGAAAACCAGGACGCCCTGCGCCGGGTCACCCCGGTGCCGGAGCTGGCCGCCAGCAAAGGGCTGCTGTTCGCCATCGCCGATGGCGTCAGCCAATGTGCCGATGGCGGCCTCGCCGCGCGTTCCAGCCTGCAGGCCCTGGCCCTGGACTACTACGCCACCCCGCAGACCTGGGCCGTGGCCGAAGCCCTGGAACGCCTGCTGAGCGCGCAGAATCGCTGGCTCCAGGCCAATGGCGGCGGCCAGCCGCTGCTCACCACCCTCAGCGCCCTGGTGTTGCGGGGGCAGCACTTCACCCTGGCCCATGTCGGCGACTGCCGGGTCTATCGCTGGCATCAGCAGCAACTGCAACGCATCACCCAGGACCATGTCTGGGAACAGTCGGGCATGCGGCATGTGCTCAAACGCGCCCTGGGCCTGGACCAGCACCTGGTGGTGGACTTTCTCGATGGCGAACTGCGCCAGGGCGAAAGCTTCCTGATGCTCAGCGACGGGGTCTGGGCCACCCTCGGCGACAGCGCCATCGCCGCCATCCTGCGCGACCAACCGGACCTGGACAGCGCGGTCGCGACCCTGGTCAGCGCCGCGCACCTGGCCGGCAGCCAGGACAACGCCAGCGCACTGCTGGTACGGGTCGACGCGCTGGGTGAACCCAGCATCGGCGATGCCCTGCTGCACCTGCGGCAATGGCCCCTGCCACCGCCGCTGAAACCGGGGCAGCTGTTCGAGGGCTGGCAGGTCGAGGCGCTGCTCAGCCAGAGCCAGCAATCGCTGCTATACCGCGTGCGTGACGAACAGCAACAGGCCTGGCTGCTGAAAACCCTGCCGGCGGCCCTGCACAACGACCGGGCGGCCTGCCAGGGGCTGCTGTCCGAAGAGTGGTTGCTGCGCCGCGTGGCCGGGCGGCACTTTCCCCAAGTGCACGGCGGCACGTCGCGCCAGTACCTGTATTACCTGATGCGCGAGTACCCCGGGCGCACCCTGCAACAGCTGTTTCGCCACAACGGCCCCCTGCCCCTGGACCAGTGGCAGTCCCTGGCCGAGCGCCTGCTGCGGGCCGTTGGCCTGCTGCATCGCCGGCAGATCCTGCACCGCGACATCAAGCCGGACAACCTGCTGCTGGGGGACGACGGCGAACTGCGGATTCTGGATTTCGGCCTGGCTTACTGCCCGGGCTTGTCGGCGGACCCGGCGCACCTGCTACCCGGTACTCCGGGCTATATCGCCCCGGAAGCCTTCACCGGCGCCCAGCCGAGCCCGCAACAGGACCTCTATGCGGTGGGTGTGAGCCTGTATTACCTGCTGACCGGGCACTATCCCCATGGCGAGATCGAAGCCTTCCAGCGCCCGCGCTTCGGCGCTGCGGTGCCTCCCGGTCGCTACCGCCCGGACCTGCCGCACTGGCTGGAGCAAAGCCTGGAGCGCGGCGTCTGTGCCGACCCGGCCCAGCGCTATGAAACGGCGGAAGAATGGCTGCTGGCGCTGGAACAGGGTGAGCGCCGCAGCCTGAGCCCCCGCCCGCGGCCCTTGCTGGAGCGGGAGCCGCTGAAGGTCTGGCGCGGCATTGCCCTGCTCGCCCTGCTGCTGAACCTGATGTTGCTGCTGGCACTGCTGCATCGCTGA